A single region of the Candidatus Margulisiibacteriota bacterium genome encodes:
- the ilvN gene encoding acetolactate synthase small subunit translates to MRHIISVVVENKPGVLTRVAGLFARRGFNIESLAVGTTETPDISRMTIVAEGDEQDLEQIIKQLYKLIDTMKVFDLPADKAIERELVLIKVAANDKTRQEITQIVDIFRGKVVDVAETSMTIEIVGDENKVSGAEKLLTKFGIRELVRTGVIGLMRGSAE, encoded by the coding sequence ATGAGACATATAATATCAGTTGTAGTCGAGAATAAGCCCGGGGTCCTGACCCGGGTAGCGGGGCTTTTTGCCCGCCGGGGCTTTAACATCGAGAGCCTGGCTGTCGGCACGACCGAAACCCCTGATATTTCCAGAATGACGATCGTCGCCGAGGGGGACGAACAGGACCTGGAGCAGATCATCAAACAGCTTTATAAGCTGATCGACACTATGAAAGTCTTTGACCTGCCGGCCGACAAAGCGATCGAACGGGAACTTGTGCTGATCAAGGTTGCGGCTAATGACAAGACCCGGCAGGAGATCACCCAGATCGTCGATATTTTCCGGGGGAAGGTCGTCGACGTGGCGGAAACCTCGATGACCATTGAGATCGTCGGGGACGAGAACAAGGTTTCAGGCGCGGAAAAGCTGCTTACAAAATTTGGCATCCGCGAGTTGGTCCGAACCGGCGTCATCGGCCTAATGCGCGGCAGCGCCGAGTAA
- a CDS encoding hybrid sensor histidine kinase/response regulator: MFSSRGRVGHSSDGPLFGKRVVLLVSNDKSLIGKMDKMVPNMGHELVKLPAGQETIPLLMGHSPNLAIIDVKETTSADELAAKIRSQQKHAKIIVLTEYDPVEEHSRSGVSVSQTVDCYLEKNEAEALLPSMIELLLNQQRIEIERNKAEEIAREQSRLAEIGLVLSGVAHELNNYLTGLYGAIYLIAELVERKGSLPAGFGKIKYYLEGAQNSLEQIKTIVQTTQDLGRGNAGNSVFSVNEAVFGVKSLNASDIRRKGIEFEFIPDPAEPMMVGNKQKLIQIVMNLVKNACQAVGERGKIVVMTKNEPEGVRLAVSDNGPGIAESALPTIFNAFYTTKSEAEGTGLGLYIVKKLIDEIGGEIKVTTKPGTGTTFTIFIPNSRKELS; the protein is encoded by the coding sequence TTGTTTTCGAGCCGCGGGAGGGTAGGGCACAGTTCTGATGGGCCCCTCTTTGGCAAGAGGGTTGTTTTGTTGGTCAGCAACGACAAATCGTTGATCGGCAAAATGGACAAGATGGTCCCGAACATGGGGCATGAGCTTGTTAAGTTGCCGGCCGGACAGGAGACCATTCCGCTGCTAATGGGGCACTCTCCTAATTTAGCGATAATTGACGTTAAGGAAACGACCTCTGCTGACGAATTGGCGGCAAAGATCCGGAGCCAGCAAAAACATGCCAAGATCATCGTGCTGACCGAATACGATCCGGTCGAAGAGCACAGTCGGTCAGGGGTTTCGGTAAGCCAGACGGTCGATTGTTATCTGGAAAAAAACGAGGCCGAAGCATTGCTCCCTTCGATGATCGAGTTATTACTAAACCAACAGCGGATCGAGATTGAACGGAACAAAGCTGAAGAGATCGCCCGGGAACAGTCACGGTTGGCCGAGATCGGGCTTGTTCTGTCCGGGGTCGCCCACGAGCTCAACAATTATCTGACCGGATTGTATGGGGCGATCTATCTGATAGCCGAGCTTGTTGAGCGCAAAGGGTCCCTGCCGGCTGGTTTTGGTAAGATCAAATATTATCTTGAGGGGGCACAGAATTCTTTGGAGCAGATCAAGACGATCGTGCAAACAACCCAGGACCTGGGACGGGGGAATGCCGGCAATTCAGTGTTTTCGGTTAACGAAGCGGTCTTTGGCGTAAAGTCTTTAAACGCCTCTGATATTCGCCGGAAGGGGATAGAGTTCGAGTTTATTCCCGACCCCGCAGAGCCCATGATGGTCGGCAATAAACAAAAACTGATCCAGATCGTCATGAACCTGGTCAAGAACGCCTGCCAGGCTGTCGGAGAAAGAGGGAAAATTGTCGTGATGACGAAAAATGAGCCGGAAGGTGTTCGTTTGGCGGTCAGTGACAATGGGCCCGGCATTGCCGAATCTGCTCTTCCGACGATCTTTAACGCATTTTATACGACAAAATCAGAGGCGGAAGGGACCGGCCTTGGCCTTTATATCGTGAAAAAGCTTATCGATGAGATAGGGGGAGAGATCAAAGTAACGACCAAACCCGGGACGGGAACAACTTTTACCATCTTTATTCCCAATTCTCGAAAAGAGCTCAGCTAA
- a CDS encoding small multi-drug export protein, with translation MNELAVFLLAAIPVFEVRGAVPLGIAVYKLAPPTVVLLSILGSILPIFPLLWFLENITEHLEKIPVFNNFLQWLFTRTRSKSGLIKEMELIGLTIFIAIPFPGTGVWTGTIAAYLLGLRWGPTFFAGFIGTTIASILVAAATLGVINFIL, from the coding sequence ATGAACGAATTAGCCGTTTTTCTCCTGGCGGCTATCCCGGTCTTTGAGGTCAGAGGAGCGGTTCCGCTGGGAATTGCGGTTTACAAGCTGGCGCCGCCTACCGTTGTTCTGCTTAGCATTTTAGGCAGCATTCTGCCGATCTTCCCGCTGCTCTGGTTCCTGGAAAACATTACCGAACACCTGGAAAAGATCCCCGTATTTAATAATTTTCTCCAATGGTTATTCACCCGAACCCGTTCGAAAAGCGGTCTGATCAAAGAGATGGAATTGATCGGCTTAACCATTTTTATCGCCATCCCCTTCCCCGGAACCGGGGTCTGGACCGGAACGATCGCCGCCTATCTCCTCGGCCTGCGCTGGGGTCCGACCTTTTTTGCCGGATTTATCGGAACAACTATCGCATCCATTTTGGTTGCCGCCGCGACCTTAGGCGTGATAAACTTTATCCTATGA
- a CDS encoding peptidylprolyl isomerase has product MKNKILLVFLLLIFAATLTAAGRTKKMEKTYAILETSMGKIVVELLDKEAPQTVKNFVGLAKGEIGWMDPKTGEIEKKPLYNGTIFHRVIPEFMIQGGDPLGNGMGGPGYRFEDETPQETSFDEPGRLAMANSGPNTNGSQFFITVAETPWLDGKHTIFGKVVKGYDIAEKISTVGRDERDRPLKEVVLKKVTITNKP; this is encoded by the coding sequence ATGAAAAACAAAATATTATTGGTTTTCTTATTGCTAATTTTCGCGGCGACCCTGACCGCGGCAGGAAGGACAAAAAAAATGGAAAAAACTTACGCGATCCTGGAGACCTCGATGGGAAAGATCGTTGTCGAACTGCTCGATAAAGAGGCGCCGCAAACGGTCAAGAACTTTGTCGGCCTGGCCAAAGGAGAGATCGGCTGGATGGACCCTAAGACCGGCGAGATCGAAAAGAAGCCCCTTTATAATGGAACGATTTTTCATCGGGTAATTCCCGAGTTCATGATCCAAGGGGGAGACCCTTTGGGGAATGGCATGGGGGGACCCGGCTATCGGTTTGAAGACGAAACCCCGCAAGAGACCAGCTTTGATGAGCCCGGGAGACTTGCCATGGCCAATTCGGGGCCCAATACCAATGGAAGCCAGTTCTTCATTACGGTCGCCGAGACCCCATGGCTTGACGGAAAACACACGATCTTTGGCAAGGTGGTCAAGGGGTACGATATCGCAGAAAAGATCTCCACGGTTGGCCGCGATGAGCGCGACCGGCCGCTCAAAGAAGTTGTTTTAAAAAAAGTGACGATCACCAACAAACCATGA
- a CDS encoding M48 family metallopeptidase gives MNYNILICYHLVMAFSYQLKRSGRRRSIGITIDPHKGVVVAAPKWVGKSEIVKVLRDKQGWIESKLAYFASREWPKPKEFKPGEKLLFLGKEHTLSQGGHLPKGVYLRAEEILVATGGQETGIINRKRLIREWYINEAKRLIVARLELYAARMRLFPGKVAIKEHRRQWGSCSRRGSINFNWKLIMAPIEVIDYVVVHELSHLCHLDHSCHFWAKVSSVIPDHKQRRAWLRKNSLRLQF, from the coding sequence ATGAATTATAACATATTGATATGTTATCATCTGGTCATGGCTTTTTCTTATCAATTAAAAAGAAGCGGCCGGCGGCGAAGTATTGGGATAACGATCGACCCTCATAAAGGGGTCGTGGTTGCCGCTCCCAAATGGGTTGGAAAATCGGAGATCGTTAAGGTATTGAGAGACAAACAGGGCTGGATCGAGTCCAAGCTGGCTTATTTTGCCAGCCGGGAATGGCCGAAGCCTAAGGAGTTCAAGCCTGGAGAGAAGCTTCTCTTTTTAGGGAAAGAGCATACCTTGTCACAAGGGGGCCATCTGCCGAAAGGCGTTTACTTGCGGGCTGAAGAGATACTTGTCGCGACTGGCGGGCAGGAGACCGGCATCATTAACCGGAAAAGGCTGATCAGAGAATGGTATATTAATGAAGCTAAACGTTTGATCGTCGCAAGACTTGAGCTTTACGCGGCCCGGATGCGGCTATTCCCAGGCAAGGTTGCCATAAAAGAGCACCGGCGGCAATGGGGAAGCTGCAGCAGGCGAGGAAGCATTAATTTCAACTGGAAGCTGATCATGGCCCCAATAGAAGTGATCGATTACGTCGTTGTCCACGAGTTGAGCCATCTGTGCCATCTTGACCATTCGTGTCATTTCTGGGCTAAGGTTTCCTCGGTCATCCCCGACCATAAACAGCGAAGGGCCTGGTTAAGGAAAAACTCACTAAGACTTCAATTTTAA
- the ilvC gene encoding ketol-acid reductoisomerase: MAKVYYDQDADLNVLKGKIIAVVGYGSQGRGQSLNLKDSGLNVVIALRDDSPSREKAKADGQKVVSISEAAKTADILQILVPDELQGDVYKEEIAPHMKAGKTLMFSHGFNIHFGQIVPPKDVDVIMVAPKGPGPMVRIMYEQGAGVPSLIAIHQDASGKAKQTALAYAKGIGGTRAGVFETTFKEETETDLFGEQTVLCGGTSALVKAGFETLVEAGYQPEMAYFECLHELKLIVDLMYAKGIWGMRQAISNTAKWGDVTVGPKIIDAGVKARMKEALTNIQNGTFAKEWIAESKSGRKNFNALLEKDKGHLIEKVGGELRKMMNWLDPKKKQ, encoded by the coding sequence ATGGCAAAAGTTTATTATGACCAGGACGCTGATCTTAACGTATTAAAAGGGAAGATAATCGCCGTTGTCGGCTACGGCTCGCAGGGACGGGGTCAATCTCTCAACCTGAAGGATAGCGGATTGAACGTCGTAATCGCCCTGCGCGACGATTCCCCCAGCCGTGAAAAGGCAAAAGCAGACGGCCAGAAGGTTGTTTCGATCTCTGAAGCGGCCAAGACCGCCGACATCCTCCAGATCCTGGTCCCCGACGAGCTTCAGGGAGACGTTTACAAGGAAGAGATCGCTCCGCACATGAAGGCGGGGAAGACCTTAATGTTCTCTCATGGCTTTAACATCCACTTCGGCCAGATCGTTCCGCCAAAAGACGTTGATGTTATTATGGTCGCCCCCAAAGGACCGGGCCCGATGGTTCGGATCATGTACGAACAGGGAGCGGGAGTTCCTTCACTGATCGCCATTCACCAGGACGCTTCCGGCAAAGCCAAGCAAACTGCCCTCGCCTATGCCAAAGGGATCGGCGGGACACGCGCCGGAGTTTTTGAAACGACTTTCAAGGAAGAAACTGAAACCGACCTCTTCGGTGAGCAGACCGTCCTGTGCGGCGGGACTTCGGCCCTGGTTAAAGCGGGCTTTGAAACCCTGGTCGAAGCCGGGTATCAGCCGGAAATGGCCTATTTTGAATGCTTGCACGAACTTAAGCTCATCGTTGACCTGATGTATGCCAAGGGAATTTGGGGGATGCGCCAGGCGATCAGCAACACCGCCAAATGGGGAGATGTCACGGTTGGGCCCAAGATCATCGACGCCGGGGTCAAAGCCCGGATGAAAGAGGCGCTAACCAACATTCAAAACGGCACCTTTGCAAAAGAGTGGATAGCGGAAAGCAAATCCGGCCGGAAAAACTTTAACGCCCTGCTGGAAAAAGACAAGGGTCACCTCATCGAAAAAGTCGGGGGCGAACTCCGCAAGATGATGAATTGGCTGGATCCCAAGAAAAAGCAATAG
- a CDS encoding serine/threonine protein kinase, with protein MSHIHEQTLLSGKKVATKGLPDDKPINPENVFYLANEARGLATLLQDKPHPNIIDYFGLVRIGERPFIIMELLEEQDQSNRSLGSPLPVDEVLTIGLGIAKGLHHVHKHGLTHRDVKPSNFVGTKLIDFAFCWKNGLPIVIDGHQHSSGTSGYFSPAIVSGSEPTIQDDIYSLGVSLFEMLTGKLALPPGIDPHISRNLLGSRIADLAVCRGLTPGIAELLFTATKTTPEVGVMRESGFSSCRDVIRFIKSLINVD; from the coding sequence ATGTCACATATCCATGAACAAACCTTGCTCAGCGGCAAAAAGGTCGCCACCAAGGGGCTCCCGGACGATAAGCCGATCAACCCCGAAAACGTGTTCTATCTAGCCAATGAAGCCAGGGGGCTGGCCACCCTTCTTCAAGACAAACCGCACCCAAATATTATTGATTATTTCGGCCTCGTCCGCATCGGCGAACGCCCCTTTATCATAATGGAACTGTTAGAGGAGCAGGACCAATCAAATCGCTCTCTCGGCTCCCCCCTCCCGGTGGATGAAGTTTTAACGATCGGCCTGGGGATCGCGAAAGGATTGCATCACGTCCACAAGCACGGCTTGACCCACCGGGACGTAAAACCAAGCAATTTTGTCGGCACGAAACTGATCGATTTCGCCTTTTGCTGGAAAAACGGCCTCCCCATCGTCATTGACGGTCACCAGCATAGCAGCGGCACCTCCGGCTACTTTTCCCCGGCGATCGTTAGCGGCTCCGAACCGACCATTCAAGACGATATATATTCCCTTGGTGTCTCTCTCTTTGAGATGCTCACCGGCAAATTAGCCCTCCCCCCCGGGATCGATCCCCATATTTCCAGGAATCTCCTGGGGAGCAGGATCGCTGATCTTGCTGTTTGCCGGGGTTTAACGCCAGGTATTGCTGAACTCCTATTTACCGCGACCAAAACTACGCCTGAAGTCGGGGTCATGAGGGAAAGTGGTTTTTCCAGTTGCCGCGACGTCATCCGCTTTATCAAATCCTTAATTAACGTCGATTGA
- a CDS encoding 1-deoxy-D-xylulose-5-phosphate reductoisomerase — protein MKKGIVILGSTGSIGKQALEIVSIYPSRLNVVALAAKNDIPVLVEQINKFQPQLVALATEEGKQKLLAALPEIKAEVVVGPDGLVKAATMTTAKLVVVAIPGAAPLSAAFAAVHAKKDIALATKEVLVAAGELFIKEVVANKVKLFPIDSEHSAIAQCLKGEDRKTIKKVILTASGGPFLKTPAEKFASLTAKEALKHPTWKMGPKVTIDSATLMNKGLEVIEAHHLFGLDYSQIEVIIHPESTIHSMVEFIDGSVIAQLGAPDMRIPIQYALLEEERQQNMWGRLDFTKVAQLTFQKPDFVKFPCLKYAYDAGKKGGTTTAVLNAASEVAVRQFLDGKINFAQIPQRIKAVLDKHESQPIASLETILAADTWARSN, from the coding sequence ATGAAAAAAGGGATCGTCATCCTTGGCTCCACCGGCTCCATCGGGAAGCAGGCGCTGGAGATCGTCTCCATCTATCCCAGCCGGCTGAATGTTGTTGCCCTGGCCGCCAAGAACGATATCCCGGTCCTGGTCGAACAGATCAATAAGTTCCAGCCCCAACTTGTCGCGCTGGCAACCGAAGAAGGAAAACAGAAACTACTTGCCGCTTTGCCGGAGATCAAAGCGGAGGTTGTTGTTGGCCCGGATGGTTTAGTCAAAGCAGCCACCATGACGACCGCCAAACTGGTCGTGGTCGCGATTCCCGGCGCCGCCCCGCTCTCAGCCGCTTTTGCTGCTGTTCATGCCAAGAAAGATATCGCCCTCGCCACCAAAGAGGTCCTGGTTGCCGCCGGGGAACTGTTTATTAAAGAGGTTGTTGCTAACAAAGTTAAATTATTTCCGATCGACAGCGAACACAGCGCCATCGCCCAGTGTTTAAAAGGGGAAGACCGTAAAACCATTAAAAAGGTCATCCTAACCGCTTCAGGCGGTCCGTTCCTGAAAACCCCTGCTGAAAAGTTCGCTTCATTAACCGCCAAAGAAGCATTAAAACACCCGACCTGGAAGATGGGGCCCAAGGTCACCATCGATTCCGCGACCTTAATGAATAAGGGACTGGAAGTGATCGAAGCGCACCACCTTTTTGGGCTGGATTATTCCCAGATCGAAGTTATTATCCACCCGGAAAGCACCATTCACTCTATGGTTGAGTTTATTGACGGATCGGTCATCGCCCAGTTAGGCGCCCCTGACATGCGGATCCCGATCCAGTATGCGCTCCTGGAAGAAGAACGACAACAAAATATGTGGGGTCGGCTCGATTTTACCAAAGTCGCGCAACTGACGTTCCAAAAACCTGACTTTGTTAAGTTCCCCTGTCTGAAATACGCCTATGACGCGGGAAAAAAAGGGGGGACGACAACCGCGGTGCTTAACGCCGCCAGTGAAGTGGCGGTCCGCCAGTTCCTTGACGGCAAGATCAACTTCGCCCAGATCCCCCAGCGGATTAAAGCGGTCCTTGATAAACACGAGAGCCAACCGATCGCCTCGCTGGAGACCATCCTGGCTGCCGATACCTGGGCCAGATCAAATTAA